The following coding sequences lie in one Treponema socranskii subsp. buccale genomic window:
- the frr gene encoding ribosome recycling factor, which yields MADSEEKMQKAIHSLTDTFAAIRTGRASAALFDKVRVDCYGQKSPLNQVATIAIPEARAVVIQPFDKGLIGDIEKAILAADLGLNPSNDGKVIRIAIPPLTADRRKELVKQAKADAENYRTQIRNIRRDGNDALKKQQKSGELTEDGLKAETDKLQKLTDKYIAEIQKLYDAKEKEILEG from the coding sequence ATGGCAGACAGTGAAGAGAAAATGCAAAAAGCGATACATTCGCTTACCGATACTTTCGCCGCGATCAGAACGGGAAGGGCGAGTGCGGCTCTTTTCGATAAAGTGCGCGTCGACTGCTACGGGCAAAAATCGCCGCTCAACCAAGTGGCTACGATCGCGATTCCCGAAGCGAGGGCGGTCGTCATTCAGCCCTTCGACAAAGGGCTCATCGGTGACATCGAAAAAGCGATTTTGGCCGCCGACCTCGGCTTAAATCCGTCGAACGACGGCAAAGTGATCCGCATCGCGATTCCGCCGCTCACGGCCGACAGGCGCAAAGAGCTCGTCAAACAGGCGAAAGCCGACGCGGAAAATTACCGTACGCAGATCCGCAATATCCGCCGCGACGGAAACGACGCGCTCAAAAAACAGCAAAAATCGGGTGAGCTCACCGAAGACGGTTTGAAAGCCGAAACGGACAAATTGCAAAAGCTCACCGACAAATATATCGCGGAGATACAAAAGCTCTACGATGCAAAAGAAAAGGAAATACTCGAAGGTTGA
- the tsf gene encoding translation elongation factor Ts: MNIKASDIKTLRETTGAGMMDCKRALEDTNGDIDKAAKLLKEKGLAAVAKRADRATAEGRIYIQRKGNKIAVVELVCETDFVSKNDEFTALGQKLVDLTLEKGYTKVEPEHSDMLTVFATKVRENMSVRHVSLIDVPENAVAGTYVHSDFKTGAVCIVKGSTDPKVQEFANDCCLHMAAFTPAYITQKDVPQSYMDEQMEIFSKQLDQDEKMASKPQNVKDGILKGKLKKHLEEVCFVDQMFVKDDKVSVAAKLAEVSKEVGTPLEFGEVHLYVLGR; the protein is encoded by the coding sequence ATGAATATAAAAGCATCGGATATTAAAACGCTGCGTGAAACGACGGGCGCCGGCATGATGGACTGCAAGCGCGCGCTTGAAGACACGAACGGCGATATCGACAAAGCGGCAAAACTTTTAAAAGAAAAGGGACTCGCCGCCGTCGCAAAAAGAGCCGACCGCGCGACCGCGGAAGGCCGCATCTACATTCAGAGAAAGGGAAATAAGATCGCGGTCGTCGAACTCGTGTGCGAAACGGACTTCGTTTCCAAAAACGACGAATTCACAGCTCTCGGACAAAAGCTCGTCGATTTGACGCTTGAAAAAGGCTACACGAAAGTGGAACCGGAGCATTCCGATATGCTCACCGTTTTTGCGACGAAGGTCCGCGAAAACATGTCCGTGCGGCACGTATCGCTTATCGATGTGCCGGAAAACGCGGTTGCGGGCACTTACGTGCACAGCGATTTCAAAACGGGCGCCGTCTGTATCGTCAAGGGTTCGACGGATCCGAAAGTACAGGAATTCGCAAACGACTGCTGTCTGCACATGGCGGCTTTTACGCCCGCATATATCACGCAAAAAGACGTTCCCCAGTCCTATATGGACGAGCAGATGGAAATATTTTCAAAGCAGCTCGACCAGGATGAAAAGATGGCGTCAAAACCGCAAAACGTCAAAGACGGCATCTTAAAGGGTAAACTGAAAAAGCATCTCGAAGAAGTGTGCTTTGTCGATCAGATGTTCGTCAAAGACGACAAAGTGAGCGTCGCGGCAAAACTTGCCGAAGTGTCGAAAGAAGTCGGCACCCCGCTCGAATTCGGAGAAGTGCATCTCTACGTTCTCGGAAGATAG
- the rpsB gene encoding 30S ribosomal protein S2, translated as MAVVTMKNLLESGVHFGHQVKRWDPRMKKYIFAERNGIHIIDLQKTIAAIKESYEVVRKATTAGKSILFVGTKKQAQQAIQKEAERCGQFYVNNRWLGGMLTNFSTIKKSLQRLKKIEKMEVDGTFDNLTKKEVSALQKEKAKLEKNLAGIKEMKELPGVVFIIDTHKEQIAVAEAHRMGIPIIAVVDTNCNPEGITYPIPGNDDAIRAISLFTSIIANAVIEADNEQGLKILENLNDEDENIQTDAAVKDNDVEIEDYSNYEPTETKKEEDAETESKEADQLIDEDKIYRDK; from the coding sequence ATGGCAGTTGTAACCATGAAAAACCTGCTTGAATCGGGAGTTCATTTCGGTCATCAGGTAAAGCGGTGGGATCCCCGCATGAAGAAATATATCTTCGCTGAGCGGAACGGGATTCACATTATCGATTTGCAAAAGACGATCGCGGCCATAAAAGAAAGCTACGAAGTCGTACGCAAAGCGACGACGGCGGGAAAATCGATCCTCTTCGTCGGAACGAAAAAACAGGCGCAGCAGGCGATTCAAAAAGAAGCCGAACGCTGCGGTCAATTCTACGTCAACAACCGCTGGCTCGGCGGTATGCTCACAAACTTTTCAACGATCAAAAAATCGCTGCAGCGGCTTAAAAAAATCGAAAAGATGGAAGTCGACGGCACTTTCGACAATCTGACGAAAAAAGAAGTTTCCGCGCTGCAAAAAGAAAAAGCGAAACTTGAAAAAAACCTCGCCGGCATTAAAGAGATGAAAGAATTACCGGGTGTCGTGTTCATCATCGACACGCATAAAGAGCAGATCGCCGTCGCCGAAGCGCACCGCATGGGCATTCCCATCATCGCCGTCGTCGACACGAACTGCAATCCGGAAGGCATCACCTACCCTATTCCCGGCAACGACGACGCCATCCGCGCCATTTCGCTGTTTACGTCGATCATCGCGAATGCGGTCATCGAAGCGGACAATGAACAGGGCTTAAAGATCCTCGAAAATTTGAACGATGAAGACGAAAACATACAGACGGATGCCGCCGTCAAAGACAACGACGTCGAAATCGAAGACTATTCGAATTACGAGCCGACGGAAACTAAAAAAGAAGAAGACGCCGAAACGGAATCGAAGGAAGCGGATCAGCTTATCGACGAAGATAAAATCTACCGCGACAAATAA
- a CDS encoding Maf family protein yields the protein MEPVILASSSPRRQDILKLLHIPYQVIMPNIDETVSPSLPAENVPEIFAREKVAAVVHSLAADREIPWVLAADTVIIFNNKIYGKPSDQEEAAAFLRELSGKTHTVKTVIALYSGRTKTTVVRESVTEVTFKEMSEREIEWYIETGEWHGAAGGYRIQSLASCFIKKIQGTTSGVEGLPISELYDILASQGYSIIE from the coding sequence ATGGAACCCGTTATTTTAGCGTCGTCGTCGCCGCGCCGTCAGGACATTCTGAAACTCTTGCACATTCCGTATCAAGTGATCATGCCGAACATCGACGAAACCGTATCGCCCTCTCTTCCGGCGGAAAACGTTCCGGAAATTTTCGCGCGTGAAAAGGTTGCGGCCGTCGTGCATTCGCTCGCCGCCGACAGGGAAATCCCGTGGGTACTCGCCGCCGACACGGTTATTATCTTTAACAATAAAATCTACGGCAAGCCTTCGGATCAGGAAGAAGCGGCGGCCTTTCTCCGCGAATTGAGCGGAAAAACACATACGGTTAAAACCGTTATCGCGCTCTACAGCGGCAGGACAAAGACGACGGTCGTCCGCGAAAGCGTTACGGAAGTGACCTTCAAAGAGATGAGCGAGCGTGAAATCGAATGGTATATAGAAACGGGCGAATGGCACGGTGCTGCCGGCGGCTACCGCATTCAAAGCCTCGCTTCGTGTTTTATTAAAAAGATACAGGGGACGACGAGCGGTGTCGAGGGCTTGCCGATTTCGGAGCTTTATGATATTCTTGCGTCGCAGGGTTATTCGATTATCGAATAA
- a CDS encoding HEAT repeat domain-containing protein yields MKFDKIAFCAAVYMAAASVLFAQEQQVQKKNDSAKRSERSVENEYLSDVDGTVVLTLARSDSYDNKLVALEYLESIIKGGNTSEEVAAALDQLAGEGLLTQARTGGRLSNNFPDVRRKACLLLAKVGGEHSKNTLINIAIADNEPMVQAAAIRALGEMGLNENDEAADAIAFANHRNRVLNPTSSMAIETLDAFEKLAGSTENKRAMVDEISRIASDYHYTSAVRKRALEVLKGIKLDSSSSGSGK; encoded by the coding sequence ATGAAATTTGATAAGATCGCGTTTTGTGCAGCCGTGTATATGGCGGCAGCTTCCGTGCTTTTTGCACAGGAACAGCAAGTCCAGAAAAAAAACGATTCCGCGAAACGGAGCGAAAGGTCGGTTGAAAACGAATATTTGAGCGACGTCGACGGTACGGTCGTGCTGACCCTCGCCCGCTCGGATTCGTACGACAACAAACTCGTCGCCCTCGAATATCTGGAAAGCATTATCAAAGGCGGCAATACGTCGGAAGAAGTAGCCGCCGCTCTCGATCAGCTTGCAGGCGAAGGTCTTTTGACTCAAGCGAGGACGGGCGGACGTCTCTCCAACAATTTTCCCGACGTAAGACGAAAAGCCTGTCTGCTTCTCGCAAAAGTCGGAGGCGAGCACTCGAAAAACACGCTCATCAATATCGCGATTGCGGACAACGAGCCGATGGTACAGGCCGCCGCAATCCGCGCGCTCGGAGAGATGGGCTTAAACGAAAACGATGAAGCCGCCGACGCTATCGCATTCGCAAATCACCGAAACCGCGTATTGAACCCCACAAGCAGCATGGCGATCGAAACGCTCGACGCGTTTGAAAAACTTGCAGGCAGTACGGAAAACAAACGGGCGATGGTCGACGAAATTTCGCGGATCGCATCGGACTATCACTATACGAGTGCGGTGCGAAAGCGCGCGCTCGAAGTGCTCAAGGGCATTAAGCTCGACTCATCGTCTTCGGGAAGCGGCAAGTAA
- the coaD gene encoding pantetheine-phosphate adenylyltransferase, with amino-acid sequence MTTAVFPGSFDPPTNGHLSIIKRASKLFDKIDVVIAVNSNKQYLFTEEERCRMMEEIIKPYKNVTLHLCSELVAQYAKKTGANVLLRGIRNTNDFAYEFDLSLMNHMLNPDIETLFIPTEQRYVIVKSSSIKELAQYHGDISSMVPPIVEAALKEKFGR; translated from the coding sequence ATGACAACAGCAGTATTTCCCGGTTCGTTCGACCCTCCGACGAACGGGCATTTAAGCATTATCAAAAGAGCGAGCAAGCTCTTCGATAAAATCGATGTCGTCATCGCGGTAAACTCGAACAAACAGTATCTCTTTACGGAAGAGGAGCGCTGCCGCATGATGGAAGAAATCATCAAGCCGTACAAAAACGTGACGCTCCATTTATGCAGCGAGCTTGTCGCGCAGTATGCGAAAAAAACGGGTGCAAACGTATTGCTGCGCGGTATCCGCAATACGAACGATTTCGCATACGAATTCGATCTGTCGCTGATGAATCACATGCTGAACCCCGACATCGAAACGCTTTTTATACCGACGGAGCAGCGTTACGTCATCGTCAAATCGAGTTCGATAAAAGAGCTCGCGCAGTATCACGGGGATATTTCGTCGATGGTACCGCCGATCGTCGAAGCGGCGCTGAAAGAAAAATTCGGCCGGTGA
- the rpmF gene encoding 50S ribosomal protein L32, with translation MAVPRSKTSKAVTKRRQGVNMHLVAPQLVPCNNCGNLVQPHRVCPKCGFYRGRQVITPESNG, from the coding sequence ATGGCAGTACCCAGATCAAAAACTTCAAAAGCCGTGACGAAAAGACGGCAGGGTGTGAATATGCATCTTGTGGCACCGCAGCTTGTTCCGTGCAACAACTGCGGGAACCTTGTGCAGCCGCACCGTGTGTGTCCGAAATGCGGGTTTTACCGCGGACGTCAGGTAATTACGCCGGAATCAAACGGCTGA
- the acpP gene encoding acyl carrier protein codes for MDELFNKIQKLIAEKLEIDESKITLDSSFRGDLGADSLDTYELVYAIEEELGVSIPDDKANEFETVRDAYEFIKAEQAKK; via the coding sequence ATGGACGAATTATTCAACAAAATCCAGAAACTCATTGCCGAGAAGCTGGAAATCGATGAAAGCAAAATCACCCTCGATTCCTCATTCAGAGGAGATCTCGGTGCGGACAGTCTCGATACCTACGAGCTCGTCTACGCGATCGAAGAAGAATTGGGCGTGAGCATTCCCGACGACAAAGCGAACGAATTCGAAACCGTCCGCGATGCCTATGAATTCATCAAAGCCGAGCAGGCAAAAAAATAA
- the rnc gene encoding ribonuclease III, with product MRIKRKNFLSERKKRLLAFCKPLGLRFHDLSLLELAFRHRSYSNEDDDKRPVNNERLEFLGDSVLGLAAAAYLYKTFEDNPEGDLAKIKAVVVSEKTLAPIALRFGIDKMLVLGHGEELSGGRQKPAILADCMESIIGAYFLDSGYAAAEKYVLSFLVSEIEKVHDDRGSKDYKTLLQELYQKKTKECPRYETVSVTGPDHDRTFSVTVHLGDAAYGPESGKSKKEAEQKAAKKAYTVLTGLVQNCKPIGLF from the coding sequence ATGCGCATAAAACGGAAAAACTTTTTAAGCGAACGCAAAAAACGACTCCTCGCATTTTGTAAGCCTCTCGGCTTGCGCTTTCACGATCTTTCGCTTCTTGAACTCGCGTTCCGTCATCGTTCCTACTCGAACGAAGACGACGATAAACGTCCCGTCAATAACGAACGCCTCGAATTTTTAGGCGATTCGGTGCTCGGGCTTGCGGCGGCGGCATATCTGTACAAAACCTTCGAAGACAACCCCGAAGGGGATTTGGCAAAAATCAAAGCCGTTGTCGTTTCGGAAAAAACGCTCGCGCCGATCGCGCTCCGCTTCGGTATCGATAAAATGCTCGTTTTGGGACACGGAGAGGAGCTGAGCGGCGGCAGGCAAAAGCCCGCCATTCTCGCCGACTGCATGGAATCGATCATCGGCGCGTACTTTCTCGACTCGGGCTATGCGGCCGCCGAAAAATACGTGCTTTCGTTTCTCGTCTCCGAAATCGAAAAAGTGCACGACGACCGCGGCTCGAAAGATTATAAAACGCTGCTTCAGGAATTGTATCAAAAAAAGACAAAAGAGTGTCCCCGTTATGAAACGGTGAGCGTCACGGGTCCCGATCACGACCGCACGTTTTCCGTTACGGTGCACCTCGGAGATGCCGCATACGGCCCCGAAAGCGGCAAAAGCAAAAAAGAAGCCGAACAGAAAGCCGCCAAAAAAGCGTATACGGTTCTGACCGGGCTTGTACAAAACTGCAAGCCTATCGGCTTGTTTTGA
- a CDS encoding adenylate/guanylate cyclase domain-containing protein — protein MAQKKKTKKSSSFFTSLGFIVLIVTAVVFSALGAFGFFQKLDYRMYDLLLGIRREPKQSEKILFINIDDESIQALGEWPWSRDVIADCLLRIRELGAESVVFDVEYLSPSPRGVAPNAEENMDAAISAGRNDITDVINELSESVRRGFVSRSELPSVTKDMIANYIDPALSNMQADIASKIYRDNDDYFARTIQFFGNAWLTVNTRDVAITLSDEDKAYAQKRILLSNVTDTGGFIPRDNQYTSDEQYNGQKTGFSPALHTLIAHAAGAGFTNVVIDSDGTRRRIELLYDYGGKYAAQLSFAPLLHILNAERIERTRNSLIVFNALFPGETERTTVKIPLDSRGRMLINWLHREQGKSFKNESVVFLKDLDFIEEAVVTTLSNIRSNELRAPDGSALGYIGAVQKLLKQYKTIDEEKRILLARCAGFNEDGELIDGISADEYEAYFAAREAFYDDIGLFIDAGYMNLIKARIAELVKAGLPEEEGESFTGVMKEQFGLLSDNYKTYRQYLNDMKAVYNASYCIIGNTASSTTDLGTNPFTRSYPNVGTHANVMNTILQRDFITPFPWYYGMIAAFLLMFFVMFITYGGSDMMQNVVTGIAVFLIVSVFVFFMIVPGYYIPPVASCLFMLFIYVAGIILRFTLSDREKRFLRRAFSTYLSKDVVNAIVEDPEKLSLGGEDKHITALFSDIKGFSSFSELVTPTQLVSILNEYLGLLSDTILRYNGTIDKYIGDAIVSFFGAPIDLPDHAYRACAAAVRMKQAEKLYNEKHLAHRDIPRALETRIGINTGNMVVGNMGTSMKMNYTIMGNDVNLASRLEGVNKIYKSWILVSETTWNEADSGEHKGELVSRRLDKVRVVGINKPVQLYNILGFKNEMPPDELASLGEFHEALDRYLARDFKNAGKMFMNANALNPADEASLVFAERCKDYLKQGIPDDWDGVMNMTTK, from the coding sequence ATGGCACAGAAAAAGAAAACAAAAAAAAGCTCGTCTTTTTTTACATCGCTCGGTTTTATCGTTCTCATTGTGACCGCAGTCGTTTTTTCCGCACTCGGTGCTTTCGGTTTTTTTCAAAAACTCGATTACCGCATGTACGACCTTTTACTCGGCATCCGAAGAGAACCGAAACAATCGGAAAAGATTTTATTTATCAATATCGATGACGAGTCGATTCAAGCGCTCGGCGAATGGCCGTGGAGCCGCGACGTCATCGCCGATTGTCTTTTGCGCATTCGCGAACTCGGTGCGGAAAGCGTCGTTTTCGATGTCGAATACCTTTCGCCTTCTCCGCGCGGGGTAGCGCCGAACGCCGAAGAAAATATGGACGCTGCGATTTCGGCCGGACGAAACGACATCACCGACGTTATCAACGAACTTTCCGAATCCGTCAGACGCGGTTTCGTTTCCCGTTCCGAGCTTCCGTCCGTGACGAAAGATATGATCGCCAATTATATCGATCCGGCTCTTTCGAATATGCAGGCCGATATCGCATCGAAAATATACCGCGACAACGACGATTATTTTGCACGGACGATTCAATTTTTCGGCAACGCGTGGCTTACCGTAAATACGCGCGACGTTGCGATTACGCTTTCCGACGAAGACAAAGCTTATGCGCAAAAACGTATTTTGCTGTCGAACGTCACCGACACGGGCGGTTTTATTCCGCGCGACAATCAATATACGTCCGACGAACAGTATAACGGACAAAAGACGGGATTTTCTCCGGCGCTCCATACGCTCATCGCTCATGCGGCGGGTGCGGGTTTTACGAACGTCGTCATCGACAGCGACGGTACGCGGAGGCGGATCGAACTGCTCTACGATTACGGCGGAAAATATGCGGCTCAGCTTTCGTTTGCCCCGCTTTTGCACATACTCAACGCAGAGCGCATAGAGCGCACACGGAACTCGCTCATCGTGTTCAACGCGCTTTTTCCCGGAGAGACGGAGCGGACAACCGTAAAGATCCCGCTCGACAGCCGCGGACGCATGCTTATCAACTGGCTCCATAGGGAGCAGGGAAAATCGTTTAAAAACGAATCGGTCGTCTTTTTAAAAGATCTCGATTTTATCGAAGAGGCCGTCGTCACAACTCTCAGCAATATACGGAGTAACGAACTCCGCGCTCCCGACGGGAGCGCACTCGGCTATATAGGTGCGGTACAAAAATTATTAAAACAGTATAAAACGATCGACGAAGAAAAACGGATACTGCTTGCGCGGTGTGCGGGTTTCAACGAAGACGGCGAGCTTATCGACGGTATAAGCGCAGATGAATACGAAGCCTACTTTGCCGCACGAGAAGCCTTTTACGACGATATCGGTTTGTTTATCGATGCCGGCTATATGAACTTGATCAAAGCGCGCATTGCGGAACTTGTAAAAGCGGGACTGCCTGAAGAAGAGGGCGAAAGTTTTACGGGCGTCATGAAAGAGCAATTCGGCCTCCTTTCCGACAATTATAAAACCTACCGGCAGTACTTGAACGACATGAAAGCCGTATACAACGCGTCGTACTGTATCATCGGAAACACCGCGTCGAGTACGACCGATCTCGGAACGAATCCGTTTACGCGAAGCTATCCGAACGTCGGCACACACGCGAACGTTATGAACACGATTTTGCAGCGCGATTTTATCACGCCGTTTCCGTGGTATTACGGCATGATCGCAGCCTTTTTATTAATGTTTTTCGTCATGTTCATCACGTACGGCGGATCCGATATGATGCAGAATGTCGTAACCGGCATAGCGGTCTTTCTCATCGTGAGCGTTTTCGTCTTTTTTATGATCGTGCCGGGGTATTATATTCCGCCCGTCGCATCCTGCCTGTTTATGCTTTTCATATATGTCGCGGGAATCATTTTGCGCTTTACGCTCAGCGATCGCGAAAAAAGATTTTTGCGCCGCGCGTTTTCGACCTACCTTTCAAAAGACGTCGTCAACGCGATCGTCGAAGATCCCGAAAAGCTTTCGCTCGGCGGAGAAGATAAACACATAACGGCGCTCTTTTCCGATATCAAAGGATTTTCGTCGTTCAGCGAACTCGTCACGCCGACGCAGCTCGTATCGATTTTAAACGAATACCTCGGTTTGCTCAGCGATACGATTTTGCGTTACAACGGTACGATCGACAAATACATCGGAGACGCGATCGTTTCGTTTTTCGGAGCTCCGATCGATTTGCCCGACCACGCATACCGCGCCTGTGCCGCGGCCGTGCGCATGAAGCAGGCTGAAAAACTGTACAACGAAAAACATCTCGCTCACAGAGACATCCCGCGCGCGCTCGAAACGCGGATCGGCATCAATACGGGCAATATGGTCGTCGGAAACATGGGTACGAGCATGAAGATGAATTATACGATCATGGGCAACGACGTCAACCTCGCGAGCCGTCTTGAAGGCGTCAATAAAATCTACAAGTCGTGGATCCTCGTTTCGGAAACGACGTGGAATGAAGCCGATTCGGGCGAACACAAAGGCGAACTCGTCTCCCGCAGGCTCGACAAAGTACGCGTCGTCGGTATCAATAAGCCCGTGCAGCTGTACAATATACTCGGCTTTAAAAACGAAATGCCGCCCGACGAACTCGCATCCCTCGGTGAATTTCACGAAGCGCTCGACAGATACCTCGCACGGGATTTTAAAAATGCGGGAAAAATGTTTATGAATGCAAATGCATTGAATCCCGCCGACGAAGCGTCTCTCGTATTTGCAGAACGCTGCAAAGATTATCTCAAGCAGGGCATCCCCGACGATTGGGACGGAGTGATGAATATGACGACGAAGTGA
- a CDS encoding nucleotidyltransferase family protein, with the protein MNSKKLSVATDILKKAGCENLYLFGSQALGTADQHSDIDIGVTGLPPAQFFRVHSELENTLDMKVDLVDFDCQRSFFELLQNLGELKRIG; encoded by the coding sequence ATGAACTCGAAAAAGCTCTCTGTTGCAACGGATATTCTCAAAAAAGCGGGCTGTGAAAATTTATATCTTTTCGGCTCACAAGCTCTCGGTACGGCAGATCAGCACTCCGACATCGATATAGGCGTTACGGGATTGCCGCCTGCACAATTTTTTCGCGTTCATTCGGAATTGGAAAATACGCTCGATATGAAAGTCGATTTAGTCGACTTTGACTGCCAGCGTTCCTTTTTCGAACTGTTGCAAAATTTAGGAGAGCTGAAACGGATTGGCTAA
- a CDS encoding FAD-dependent oxidoreductase: protein MYTGIMKESAEKVAAKRRENAAFEPRRMSAEEKEAVLREYHPDHITEQFTELEIGPNKGEKAPLELAEILQGMPRIEPEKIDLTKADYETDVLIIGGGGAGTAAAIEADNAGAKVLLVTKLRVGDANTMMAEGGIQAADKANDSPERHFLDAFGGGHFDAKKELVYELVTRAPETIQWLNTLGVEFDKEKDGTMITTHGGGTSRKRMHACKDYSGAEIMRTLRDEVLNRAERITVVDFTSAVELLKDEKGNCAGAVLMNMETKELLVAKAKAVIIATGGAGRMHYQGFPTSNHYGATADGLVLAYRAGAKLLYQYSLQYHPTGVAYPQQVFGALVTEKVRSLGAKVCNIDGDAFIHPLETRDVEAAGIIREVKKGKGIPTGMGEGVWLDTPMIELKNGEGTIEKRIPAMLRMFEKYDIDIRRDPILVYPTLHYQNGGVEIDRECKTNIGNLFVAGEASGGIHGTNRLMGNSLLDVVVFGRIAGTAGARQAQKNAMPEKLSLEHVKDFEKERAAAGIKTQTRSPRLLPHYTHRDGEL, encoded by the coding sequence ATGTATACGGGCATTATGAAAGAGTCGGCGGAAAAGGTCGCCGCAAAGAGAAGGGAAAACGCCGCATTTGAACCGCGCCGCATGAGCGCGGAAGAAAAAGAGGCGGTACTGCGGGAATATCATCCCGATCATATAACGGAGCAGTTTACCGAACTTGAAATCGGGCCGAATAAGGGTGAAAAAGCGCCGCTTGAGCTTGCGGAAATTTTACAAGGCATGCCGCGCATAGAACCTGAAAAAATCGATTTGACGAAAGCCGATTACGAAACCGACGTACTCATTATCGGAGGAGGTGGTGCGGGAACGGCGGCGGCGATTGAAGCGGACAACGCGGGCGCAAAAGTGCTTCTCGTCACAAAACTCCGCGTCGGAGATGCGAACACGATGATGGCCGAAGGCGGCATTCAAGCGGCCGACAAAGCGAACGATTCGCCGGAACGGCATTTTCTCGACGCTTTCGGCGGCGGTCACTTCGACGCAAAAAAAGAACTCGTGTACGAACTCGTCACCCGTGCGCCCGAAACGATTCAGTGGCTCAACACGCTCGGCGTCGAATTCGACAAAGAAAAAGACGGCACGATGATTACGACGCACGGAGGCGGCACGAGCAGAAAGCGCATGCACGCGTGTAAAGATTATTCTGGCGCCGAAATCATGCGCACGCTCCGCGATGAAGTTTTAAATCGCGCCGAGCGGATCACCGTCGTCGATTTTACGAGCGCGGTGGAATTATTAAAAGATGAAAAAGGAAACTGTGCCGGTGCCGTGCTCATGAACATGGAGACGAAAGAGCTGCTCGTCGCAAAGGCGAAAGCTGTCATCATCGCGACGGGGGGAGCCGGACGCATGCACTATCAGGGCTTTCCGACGTCGAACCACTACGGCGCGACGGCTGACGGACTCGTGCTCGCGTATCGCGCGGGCGCAAAACTCCTCTATCAATATTCGCTCCAATACCATCCGACCGGCGTCGCCTATCCGCAGCAAGTGTTCGGCGCGCTCGTTACGGAAAAAGTACGCTCACTCGGCGCAAAAGTGTGCAATATCGACGGGGACGCTTTTATCCATCCGCTTGAAACGCGCGACGTGGAAGCTGCAGGTATCATCCGCGAAGTAAAAAAAGGCAAGGGTATTCCGACGGGTATGGGAGAAGGCGTATGGCTCGACACGCCGATGATCGAGTTGAAAAACGGCGAAGGCACGATCGAAAAGCGCATACCCGCGATGCTGCGCATGTTCGAAAAATACGACATCGATATCAGGCGCGATCCGATCCTCGTCTACCCCACCCTGCACTATCAAAACGGCGGCGTCGAAATCGACAGGGAATGCAAAACGAATATCGGAAACCTCTTCGTCGCAGGTGAAGCATCCGGCGGCATTCACGGGACGAACCGTCTTATGGGAAACTCGCTTTTGGACGTCGTCGTCTTCGGACGCATCGCGGGAACGGCGGGCGCACGGCAAGCGCAAAAAAATGCGATGCCTGAAAAGCTTTCGCTCGAACACGTAAAGGATTTCGAAAAAGAGCGGGCGGCGGCCGGCATAAAAACGCAAACGCGCTCACCCCGCCTTTTGCCGCATTATACGCATAGAGACGGTGAACTCTAA